The following coding sequences are from one Arthrobacter sp. 24S4-2 window:
- a CDS encoding AAA family ATPase, with protein sequence MPVWSRASRASAEKKAVVSVGQGLPEGSEELRKWLSGLKPVTGADTMLRFTKTPEGSIDLTHAHPSGLAQLMAGRRTRLSTLIRDHDQYVIAARASRNLRSKIFELGNDRGIDAGYFSAGTVSWTSAVGGKPQRVSAPVMLTAISLTIRPGEDDYELQLTEQAHINPALIRHLKSIHGIVFDVNAVTRMAYSTARFDPLPVLDRLGTLIKPIHGAEVEHNLLVSTFADLSGNLDDPWINQNNPVVAKLARAAAGEAVDVAELAEGRFQDIDQRDPANELLLLDADADQQYVVDAVRAGDSLVVSSPPGTGQTQTAINTIGALVDEGRTVLVVGDRRASLGEIAGQLETLGLESILFALSGTATPLQLKGQLVRAIMRNEKSLQPQLENLHTTLVEHRHALMDHVASLHNVRQRWGCSPYQAMQSLAELTSIQPAPATTVRLKRSVLDNIRDRDELAGRLHRAAELGSFSRASTTSPWHGARLLTRKETEEAQEVARTVEKNLPVLRGRMNDVAEHAQIRLGSTFAEWGAQLELLMAVRESLDKFTPDIFDRPVHDLISATATSPWRRERNIEMPSMQRSRLRRVAKEYVRPGVHIADLHSSLVLVQEQRALWANYATTQRHPAVPSGLGEVNVMYRSLERELVQLGAAVKHTAAGGDLQNTRYEELMERLERLVADTRTLKTLPERTLLIENMREHGLGELLADLAEREVPAESVASELELAWWQSALEAMISGDDYLAMSDGDALRQLEAEYRLADNAHIASGAARLRWTLSERWRAGIAENPRQADLLRSLLKDGRVTLAALTAQAPALVPMLVPVWSVSPYLMTGLLPAQQSFDAVVILDAEATSLQAVLPAIARAKQVIAFGDDKIASPRTFTVGVERLAAGETAHQSVESAFTALSAVLPTRRLTCVYRAVDEDLVLQLSKSFYDGSLRRLPEGQTATGLDRALLVEYLPDGTGLPSADQEGVESAVAEVNRVVGLVFEHARLRPRTSLAVVTASLRHAARIGEAIRLQLPNYPLLASFFTAGPESFRVVDLERAQGLVRDHVIFSPGYGRTPHGRALHNFGPLSAEGGRAKFALAMTRARRSLHVLSCFKPEDLDVSRLSHGALDLYELLNREIAGNTDLGTPASRAAASEQALGADPLVADLGDRLRARGARVWHQYDGVLDVAAAADPVNSIGHDEAEIPRPVAIESDGTEQYRRMSVRERSRLRPQLLERLGWRYMPLWTIEVFTDPSACADRIGGYLGLEKPAVTGLKTTSQGYFEDDVDNLTLNSAESDNAVSANRQSRTGTDESGTDASGTDESGTEEPGSFGGVASKDPDSVPLEQAGTGRNAAPSAEPETESSMEHSSSTSINSRDAGSHSAGTAEATAEPNRTQQTVGAGVPAGVLPNKASEDDPKRWGDHASDYDHDAWLQEQKPPHWG encoded by the coding sequence ATGCCGGTATGGTCCAGGGCGTCACGCGCAAGCGCAGAAAAGAAGGCAGTAGTGTCAGTTGGTCAAGGCCTCCCAGAGGGCTCCGAGGAGCTCAGGAAATGGCTGTCGGGGCTTAAACCGGTCACCGGAGCAGACACGATGCTGCGCTTCACCAAGACGCCGGAAGGTTCCATCGATCTCACGCATGCCCATCCGTCCGGCCTGGCGCAGCTCATGGCCGGACGGCGGACGCGCCTGTCCACGCTGATCCGCGACCACGATCAGTACGTGATTGCTGCCAGGGCTTCGCGGAACCTCCGGTCCAAGATTTTCGAGCTTGGAAATGACCGCGGCATTGACGCGGGCTATTTCTCCGCCGGGACGGTTTCGTGGACGTCGGCCGTGGGCGGAAAGCCCCAGCGCGTGTCCGCGCCGGTGATGCTCACTGCCATATCCCTGACCATCCGCCCGGGCGAGGACGACTACGAACTCCAGCTGACGGAGCAGGCCCACATCAACCCGGCGCTCATCCGCCACCTGAAAAGCATCCACGGCATCGTCTTTGACGTCAACGCCGTGACCCGGATGGCCTACAGCACGGCGCGGTTCGATCCACTGCCGGTCCTGGACCGCCTGGGCACCCTGATCAAACCCATTCACGGCGCCGAGGTGGAGCACAACCTCCTCGTTTCCACCTTTGCCGATCTTTCCGGGAACCTCGATGACCCGTGGATCAACCAGAACAATCCCGTAGTCGCAAAGCTGGCCCGCGCCGCGGCCGGCGAAGCCGTGGACGTGGCCGAATTGGCGGAAGGGCGCTTCCAGGACATCGATCAGCGGGACCCGGCCAATGAGCTGCTGCTTCTCGACGCCGACGCCGACCAGCAGTATGTGGTGGACGCCGTCCGGGCAGGGGACTCACTTGTCGTGAGCAGCCCGCCGGGGACCGGCCAGACCCAGACAGCCATCAACACCATCGGCGCCCTCGTGGATGAGGGCAGAACCGTGCTGGTCGTGGGGGACCGGCGCGCCAGCCTCGGCGAGATCGCAGGGCAACTGGAGACGCTGGGCCTGGAGTCCATCCTGTTCGCCCTCTCCGGAACAGCAACACCCCTGCAGCTCAAGGGCCAGCTGGTCCGTGCCATCATGCGGAACGAAAAGTCCCTGCAGCCCCAGCTCGAGAACCTGCACACCACGCTCGTGGAGCACCGCCACGCGCTCATGGACCATGTGGCCTCGCTGCACAATGTCCGCCAGCGCTGGGGCTGCTCTCCCTACCAGGCCATGCAGTCCCTGGCTGAGCTGACGTCCATCCAGCCCGCCCCTGCCACCACCGTGCGGCTCAAGCGGAGTGTGCTGGACAACATCCGTGACCGTGACGAACTGGCCGGCCGCCTCCACCGCGCCGCGGAGCTGGGCAGTTTCAGCCGGGCCTCCACCACGAGCCCCTGGCATGGCGCGCGGCTCCTGACCCGCAAGGAAACCGAGGAAGCCCAGGAGGTCGCGCGCACGGTCGAAAAAAACCTGCCTGTGCTCCGCGGCCGCATGAACGACGTCGCCGAGCACGCGCAGATCCGCCTCGGGTCCACATTTGCCGAATGGGGCGCGCAGCTGGAGTTGCTGATGGCGGTCAGGGAAAGCCTGGACAAATTTACCCCTGACATCTTCGACAGGCCGGTCCACGACCTCATCTCCGCGACCGCCACCTCCCCGTGGCGCCGTGAACGGAACATCGAGATGCCGTCCATGCAGCGTTCACGGCTGCGTCGCGTTGCCAAAGAGTACGTCCGTCCTGGCGTCCACATTGCCGATCTCCACAGCTCGCTGGTCCTGGTCCAGGAGCAGCGGGCGCTCTGGGCCAACTACGCAACGACGCAGCGCCACCCGGCCGTGCCATCCGGACTGGGCGAAGTGAACGTGATGTACCGCAGCCTGGAGCGCGAGCTGGTACAGCTCGGCGCGGCGGTGAAGCACACGGCCGCAGGCGGGGACCTGCAAAACACGCGGTACGAGGAACTGATGGAACGCCTGGAGCGGCTGGTGGCGGATACCCGGACGCTCAAGACGCTTCCGGAGCGTACGCTGCTCATCGAGAACATGCGCGAACACGGGCTGGGGGAGCTGCTGGCAGACCTCGCCGAGCGTGAGGTTCCCGCGGAGTCCGTCGCCTCCGAGCTGGAACTTGCCTGGTGGCAGTCAGCCCTCGAGGCGATGATCAGCGGTGACGACTACCTGGCCATGTCTGACGGGGACGCCCTGCGGCAGCTCGAAGCCGAATACCGCCTGGCGGATAACGCCCACATCGCCAGCGGAGCGGCCCGGCTGCGGTGGACACTTTCTGAGCGCTGGCGCGCCGGCATCGCCGAAAACCCCCGCCAGGCCGATCTTCTGCGGAGCCTCCTGAAGGATGGCAGGGTCACCCTGGCCGCCCTCACGGCGCAGGCTCCGGCGCTGGTGCCCATGCTGGTCCCGGTGTGGTCCGTCAGCCCGTACCTCATGACCGGGCTGCTGCCTGCCCAGCAGAGTTTCGATGCAGTGGTGATCCTCGACGCAGAGGCAACCTCCCTGCAGGCCGTCCTCCCGGCCATCGCCCGCGCCAAGCAGGTCATCGCCTTTGGCGACGACAAGATCGCCAGTCCCCGCACCTTCACTGTGGGAGTCGAGCGGCTTGCTGCCGGTGAGACCGCCCATCAGAGCGTTGAAAGTGCCTTCACGGCCCTTTCCGCAGTGCTGCCCACCCGGCGGCTGACCTGCGTCTACCGGGCGGTCGACGAGGACCTGGTGCTGCAGCTAAGCAAGAGCTTCTATGACGGGAGCCTGCGCCGGCTCCCTGAGGGGCAGACTGCCACCGGCCTGGACCGTGCCCTGCTGGTCGAGTACCTGCCGGATGGCACGGGCCTTCCGAGCGCCGACCAGGAAGGCGTGGAATCCGCCGTGGCCGAGGTGAACCGGGTAGTGGGGCTTGTCTTCGAGCATGCCCGGCTGCGGCCGCGGACGTCCCTTGCCGTGGTCACCGCAAGCCTGCGCCACGCCGCCCGGATCGGGGAGGCCATCCGCCTGCAGTTGCCGAACTACCCCCTGCTGGCAAGCTTCTTCACAGCAGGTCCGGAGTCGTTCCGGGTGGTGGACCTGGAACGCGCCCAGGGCCTGGTCCGCGACCACGTCATCTTCTCCCCGGGGTATGGCCGCACACCCCACGGACGTGCGCTGCATAATTTCGGGCCGTTGTCAGCCGAAGGCGGACGGGCGAAGTTCGCGCTGGCCATGACCCGCGCCCGGCGTTCCCTGCACGTACTCAGCTGCTTCAAACCCGAGGACCTGGACGTCAGCCGCCTCAGCCACGGCGCACTCGACCTGTATGAGCTCCTCAACCGTGAGATTGCCGGCAACACCGACCTTGGCACTCCGGCGTCCCGCGCGGCGGCAAGTGAACAGGCGCTGGGGGCCGATCCGCTCGTGGCAGACCTGGGTGACCGGCTGCGCGCCCGGGGCGCCAGGGTCTGGCACCAATACGACGGCGTCCTGGACGTGGCAGCCGCCGCGGACCCGGTGAATTCCATTGGGCATGACGAGGCCGAGATCCCCAGACCCGTGGCCATTGAGTCCGACGGCACCGAGCAGTACCGGCGCATGAGTGTCCGTGAACGAAGCCGGCTGCGTCCGCAGCTGCTGGAGCGGCTGGGGTGGCGGTACATGCCGCTGTGGACCATCGAGGTGTTCACCGACCCGTCGGCCTGCGCTGACCGCATCGGCGGCTACCTGGGTTTGGAGAAGCCGGCCGTCACCGGACTCAAGACCACCTCACAGGGGTACTTCGAGGACGACGTCGATAACCTGACGCTGAACAGCGCGGAGTCCGACAATGCGGTGTCCGCAAACCGACAGTCCCGCACCGGCACCGATGAATCCGGCACCGATGCGTCGGGTACGGATGAGTCCGGCACCGAAGAGCCGGGCAGTTTCGGCGGCGTGGCTTCAAAGGACCCTGACTCGGTACCCTTGGAACAGGCCGGCACCGGCCGGAACGCGGCCCCGAGTGCGGAACCCGAGACGGAAAGCAGCATGGAACACAGCAGCAGCACCAGCATCAATAGCAGAGACGCGGGCAGCCATTCTGCCGGCACCGCGGAGGCCACGGCAGAACCGAACAGGACACAGCAGACCGTGGGCGCCGGCGTGCCCGCCGGCGTGCTGCCCAACAAGGCCTCTGAAGATGACCCGAAGCGCTGGGGAGACCATGCCTCGGACTATGACCATGATGCCTGGCTCCAGGAACAGAAGCCGCCGCACTGGGGCTGA
- the guaA gene encoding glutamine-hydrolyzing GMP synthase encodes MTTPTASQTSQKPVLVVDYGAQYAQLIARRVREANVYSEVVPHTYSTEQLLAKNPAAIILSGGPSSVYADGAPSVGADLFEAGIPVFGICYGFQAMANALGGKVDKTGLREYGSTQTTILGEGRSVLEGMPQHQNTWMSHGDSVHEAPEGFEVLATTAGAEVAAFANEEKCLYGVQWHPEVKHSAYGQQVLENFLFKGAKLEPNWTTGNILEEQVDRIRKQIGDARVICGLSGGVDSAVAAALVQRAVGDQLTCVFVDHGLLREGEAEQVERDFVAATGVKLYVANEQERFQAALAGVSDPETKRKIIGREFIRAFEEAELAIIAEAAAHGEKIKFLVQGTLYPDVVESGGGEGAANIKSHHNVGGLPEDLQFELVEPLRALFKDEVRAVGAQLGLPQEIVGRQPFPGPGLGIRIVGEVTKERLDLLRKADAIARAELTAAGLDNEVWQMPVVLLADVRSVGVQGDGRTYGHPIVLRPVSSEDAMTADWSRLPFDLLAKISNRITNEVEGVNRVVLDVTSKPPGTIEWE; translated from the coding sequence GTGACTACTCCCACTGCATCCCAGACTTCCCAGAAGCCGGTGCTGGTTGTTGACTACGGTGCCCAGTACGCGCAGCTGATTGCACGCCGCGTCCGGGAAGCCAACGTGTATTCGGAAGTGGTTCCGCATACCTACAGCACCGAGCAGCTCCTGGCCAAGAACCCCGCCGCCATCATCCTCTCCGGCGGCCCGTCCAGCGTCTACGCTGACGGTGCACCGTCCGTCGGCGCCGACCTCTTTGAAGCCGGGATCCCGGTCTTCGGCATCTGCTACGGCTTCCAGGCCATGGCCAATGCCCTGGGCGGGAAGGTCGACAAGACCGGCCTGCGCGAGTACGGCTCCACCCAGACCACCATCCTCGGCGAGGGTCGCTCCGTGCTCGAGGGGATGCCGCAGCACCAGAACACCTGGATGAGCCACGGTGACTCTGTGCACGAGGCACCGGAAGGCTTCGAAGTGCTGGCCACCACCGCGGGCGCCGAAGTTGCAGCCTTCGCCAACGAGGAGAAGTGCCTTTACGGCGTGCAGTGGCACCCCGAAGTGAAGCACTCGGCCTACGGCCAGCAGGTCCTCGAAAACTTCCTGTTCAAGGGCGCAAAGCTGGAACCGAACTGGACCACCGGCAACATCCTCGAGGAACAGGTCGACCGCATCCGCAAGCAGATCGGCGACGCCAGGGTCATCTGCGGCCTCTCCGGCGGCGTCGACTCGGCAGTGGCCGCCGCCCTGGTCCAGCGGGCAGTGGGCGACCAGCTGACGTGTGTGTTCGTCGACCACGGGCTGCTGCGCGAAGGCGAAGCCGAGCAGGTTGAACGCGATTTCGTGGCAGCCACCGGCGTCAAGCTTTACGTCGCCAACGAGCAGGAGCGTTTCCAGGCCGCTCTGGCCGGCGTGAGCGACCCCGAGACCAAGCGCAAAATCATCGGCCGCGAATTCATCCGCGCCTTCGAGGAAGCCGAACTGGCCATCATCGCCGAGGCAGCTGCCCACGGCGAGAAGATCAAGTTCCTGGTGCAGGGCACGCTCTACCCCGACGTCGTCGAATCCGGCGGCGGAGAAGGTGCAGCCAACATCAAGAGCCACCACAACGTGGGCGGCCTGCCGGAAGACCTGCAGTTCGAGCTCGTCGAACCGCTGCGCGCGCTGTTCAAAGACGAGGTCCGTGCCGTCGGTGCCCAGCTGGGACTGCCGCAGGAAATCGTCGGCCGCCAGCCCTTCCCGGGCCCGGGCCTCGGTATCCGCATCGTGGGCGAAGTTACCAAGGAACGCCTGGACCTGCTGCGCAAGGCCGACGCGATTGCCCGCGCCGAGCTGACCGCGGCCGGCCTGGACAATGAGGTCTGGCAGATGCCGGTAGTGCTGCTGGCGGACGTCCGAAGCGTCGGTGTCCAGGGCGACGGCCGGACGTACGGCCATCCCATCGTCCTCCGCCCGGTATCGTCCGAGGATGCCATGACGGCGGACTGGTCGCGGCTTCCGTTCGACCTGCTGGCGAAAATCTCCAACCGCATCACCAACGAGGTGGAGGGTGTCAACCGGGTGGTGCTGGACGTAACCAGCAAGCCGCCGGGAACCATCGAGTGGGAATAG
- a CDS encoding DUF3817 domain-containing protein, whose protein sequence is MIDPKPAIQPEPSKTTGSGTVKKRRFGGTEAQIRSALKFYKVLAYLTGGMLLLLCCELIVRYAFGRYLFAGGTNAVTGQPFGFGFADAEPQGVLGGVNLSVVVLIVHGWMYVVYLMSNFRLWSLMRWPFAKLILLALGGVVPFLSFIVEKKFHAEVEAELAANPQASKRY, encoded by the coding sequence ATGATCGATCCCAAGCCGGCCATCCAGCCCGAGCCGTCCAAGACCACCGGATCAGGCACCGTGAAGAAGCGCCGCTTCGGCGGGACCGAAGCCCAGATCCGGTCCGCCCTGAAGTTCTACAAAGTCCTGGCATACCTCACCGGTGGGATGCTCCTGCTGCTGTGCTGCGAACTGATTGTGCGGTATGCCTTCGGCCGGTACCTGTTCGCCGGCGGAACCAACGCGGTTACCGGCCAGCCGTTCGGCTTCGGATTCGCCGACGCCGAGCCGCAGGGTGTCCTCGGGGGAGTGAACCTCTCGGTGGTTGTGCTGATTGTGCACGGCTGGATGTACGTCGTGTACCTGATGTCCAACTTCCGCCTGTGGTCCCTGATGCGCTGGCCGTTCGCGAAACTGATCCTGCTCGCCCTGGGCGGCGTGGTTCCGTTCCTGTCGTTCATCGTGGAGAAGAAGTTCCATGCCGAGGTGGAAGCGGAGCTCGCTGCTAATCCGCAGGCATCCAAGCGCTACTGA
- a CDS encoding SURF1 family protein — protein MLKTALKPRWIAGLVFAIVISGVFVLLSQWQFGRSTQPEVPVSTGTEDLKPLTAVLQPGDFFRGSVADQMVTATGSYDPAKQVLVPGRLKDGATGYWVVSAFSVRDAPVLNGAGATPRTWIPVARGWVADPADAGPPPSGTIELAGRLLPSEAPLPNTDPGPGRATAVSVAELINVWEVSSYPGFVAATAEVAGGTDVSAAAVSSELKPLRIGPQPPPQQVNWLNLFYSVEWIVFAGFALFIWWRMVKDDYRRGLEDEFDDEHDEEPPQAEQQANPPEKSNPSEQANPSEQANPSEQVNPSEQANPSGQKVQP, from the coding sequence GTGTTGAAAACTGCCCTTAAACCCCGCTGGATCGCAGGCCTGGTCTTTGCGATCGTCATTTCCGGGGTTTTTGTGCTGCTCAGCCAGTGGCAATTCGGCCGCTCAACCCAGCCTGAAGTGCCTGTATCGACCGGAACAGAAGACCTCAAGCCGCTTACAGCGGTGCTGCAGCCCGGTGACTTCTTTCGCGGCTCCGTGGCGGACCAAATGGTCACCGCCACGGGATCCTACGATCCGGCCAAGCAGGTTCTGGTCCCGGGCCGGCTCAAGGACGGCGCCACGGGGTATTGGGTGGTGTCGGCGTTTTCCGTTCGGGACGCACCGGTGCTCAACGGTGCCGGAGCCACCCCCCGGACATGGATTCCCGTGGCCCGCGGCTGGGTTGCAGACCCCGCGGACGCCGGCCCGCCGCCGTCGGGCACTATTGAACTGGCCGGACGGCTGCTGCCGTCCGAAGCGCCGCTGCCCAACACCGATCCGGGCCCGGGACGCGCCACTGCCGTGTCAGTGGCAGAGCTCATCAACGTCTGGGAAGTCAGCAGCTACCCGGGCTTCGTCGCCGCCACGGCCGAAGTCGCCGGAGGCACGGACGTCAGCGCAGCAGCCGTCAGCAGCGAGCTGAAGCCGCTGCGCATAGGTCCGCAGCCACCGCCCCAGCAGGTGAATTGGCTCAACCTGTTCTACTCCGTCGAGTGGATCGTGTTTGCCGGCTTCGCCTTGTTCATCTGGTGGCGCATGGTGAAGGACGACTACCGCCGCGGCCTCGAGGACGAGTTCGACGACGAACACGACGAAGAGCCTCCGCAGGCCGAACAGCAAGCCAACCCGCCAGAAAAATCCAACCCGTCTGAACAAGCCAACCCGTCTGAACAAGCCAACCCGTCTGAACAAGTCAACCCGTCTGAACAAGCCAACCCATCAGGACAAAAGGTACAGCCATGA
- a CDS encoding PTS sugar transporter subunit IIA, giving the protein MAEPLDRYDAELTTPDMVILELDAKDKTDAATQLAERLYAAGRVSDLDGFLKHVNAREHQLATGLPGGVGLPHARSEFVSRTSIAVGITKYGKALDFGAADGPATVILLIATPASSFSDHLEVLATLARSLSKESFRESLRRAYDPEVIAELINSSLVFFDH; this is encoded by the coding sequence TTGGCGGAACCACTTGACCGGTATGATGCCGAACTCACTACACCGGACATGGTGATTCTCGAGCTTGATGCCAAGGACAAAACGGACGCGGCAACCCAGCTTGCGGAGCGGCTGTACGCGGCAGGACGTGTCTCGGACCTGGACGGCTTCCTGAAGCACGTCAATGCACGCGAGCACCAGCTCGCCACCGGCCTGCCCGGGGGAGTGGGATTGCCGCATGCCCGCAGCGAATTCGTCTCCCGGACCTCCATTGCCGTCGGGATCACCAAGTACGGCAAGGCCCTGGACTTCGGCGCTGCTGACGGCCCGGCGACGGTCATCCTGCTGATCGCGACGCCGGCAAGCTCGTTCTCGGATCACCTTGAAGTGTTGGCCACGCTGGCCCGCTCGCTGTCCAAGGAATCCTTCCGGGAATCCCTGCGCCGGGCGTACGACCCCGAGGTCATCGCAGAGCTCATCAACTCCAGCCTGGTCTTCTTCGACCACTAA
- a CDS encoding glycerol-3-phosphate dehydrogenase/oxidase: MFSSSGGSSFPQGALGPAAREASLAALKATMEPGKELDILIVGGGIVGTGTALDAVTRGLSVGIVEANDWAAGTSSRSSKLIHGGLRYLEMLDFGLVKEALHERGLLLSEIAPHLARPVPFLYPLTKPFLERPYVGAGIALYDAMSISGGHKRGVPFHKHLSRRGTLRAAPSLKDDAFVGSIRYYDGQVDDAKYVANLIRTAAYYGAHAVNQTAVVDFLREGERVVGAKVVNHEDGSTFSIRAKQVINATGVWTDETQAMVTDRGQLKVRASKGIHLVVPRDRFQSTVGLILRTEKSVLFVIPWGRHWIIGTTDTDWHLDKAHPAASSKDIDYILEHVNKVLKRPLTREDVEGVYAGLRPLLAGENDSTAKLSREHVVAHPVPGLVVVAGGKWTTYRVMAKDAVDEATRSMDERVPPSCTDSIPLLGASGFKAAWNRRNRTAEESGVHVARIEHLLNRYGSMATEVLALIKENPALAEPLPGADDYLQAEAVYAATHEGARHVHDVLTRRTRISIESWDRGVSAVPVVAKLMGEILGWSDAQRESEIKHYLARVEAERLSQEQPDDESADAARLGVEDIVPLR, translated from the coding sequence ATGTTCAGTTCTTCCGGTGGTTCGTCCTTTCCCCAGGGGGCCCTTGGCCCCGCCGCCCGGGAAGCATCGCTTGCGGCGCTCAAGGCAACAATGGAGCCGGGCAAGGAACTCGACATCCTCATCGTCGGCGGTGGCATCGTCGGCACGGGCACTGCCCTCGATGCCGTCACGCGAGGCCTGAGCGTCGGCATCGTGGAGGCCAACGACTGGGCGGCCGGCACGTCGTCGCGTTCGTCCAAACTCATCCACGGCGGACTGCGCTACCTCGAAATGCTGGATTTCGGCCTCGTGAAGGAAGCGCTGCACGAGCGCGGGCTGCTGCTGTCCGAAATCGCCCCGCACCTCGCCAGGCCGGTGCCCTTCCTCTACCCGCTGACCAAGCCCTTCCTCGAACGGCCGTACGTCGGCGCGGGCATTGCCCTGTACGACGCCATGTCCATATCCGGCGGGCACAAACGGGGCGTGCCGTTCCACAAGCACCTGAGCCGCCGCGGCACCCTTCGCGCTGCTCCCAGCCTGAAGGATGACGCCTTCGTCGGATCGATCCGCTACTACGACGGCCAGGTGGACGACGCCAAATACGTTGCCAACCTGATCCGCACCGCCGCCTACTACGGGGCCCACGCCGTCAACCAGACGGCGGTGGTTGACTTCCTGCGCGAAGGCGAGCGGGTGGTGGGCGCCAAAGTGGTCAATCACGAAGACGGCTCCACCTTCAGCATCCGCGCCAAGCAGGTCATCAACGCCACAGGCGTGTGGACCGATGAAACCCAGGCCATGGTGACGGACCGCGGGCAACTCAAGGTGCGCGCTTCCAAGGGCATCCACCTCGTGGTGCCGCGTGACCGCTTCCAGTCGACCGTGGGGCTGATCCTGCGGACCGAGAAATCGGTGCTGTTCGTGATTCCCTGGGGCCGGCACTGGATCATCGGCACCACAGACACCGACTGGCACCTGGACAAGGCACACCCGGCGGCGTCGAGCAAGGACATCGACTACATCCTTGAGCACGTCAACAAGGTGCTTAAGCGGCCGCTGACCAGGGAAGACGTGGAAGGCGTCTACGCCGGCCTGCGTCCCCTGCTGGCCGGGGAGAACGATTCCACGGCCAAGCTTTCCCGCGAACACGTTGTGGCGCATCCCGTGCCCGGCCTGGTGGTGGTGGCTGGCGGAAAATGGACCACCTACCGTGTCATGGCGAAGGACGCCGTCGACGAGGCCACCCGGAGCATGGACGAACGCGTGCCGCCGAGCTGCACCGATTCCATTCCCCTGCTCGGAGCCAGCGGCTTCAAAGCGGCCTGGAACCGCCGCAACCGGACGGCCGAGGAGAGCGGCGTGCACGTGGCCCGGATTGAGCACCTGCTCAACCGGTACGGTTCCATGGCCACGGAGGTCCTGGCGCTGATCAAGGAGAACCCGGCCCTGGCCGAACCGCTGCCGGGCGCCGACGACTACCTTCAGGCCGAAGCCGTCTACGCCGCCACCCACGAGGGGGCCCGCCATGTACACGACGTATTGACGCGCAGAACCCGTATTTCCATTGAGTCCTGGGACCGGGGTGTGTCCGCCGTCCCGGTTGTCGCTAAGCTGATGGGAGAAATTCTTGGCTGGAGCGACGCGCAACGCGAAAGCGAAATCAAGCATTACCTTGCCAGGGTGGAAGCCGAACGGCTCAGCCAGGAGCAGCCTGACGATGAATCGGCCGACGCCGCGCGACTGGGCGTCGAGGACATCGTTCCGTTGCGGTGA
- a CDS encoding GuaB3 family IMP dehydrogenase-related protein — translation MTYEIEIGRGKRGRRAYSLDDIAIVPNRRTRDPKDVSVSWQIDAYKFDMPVIAAPMDSAMSPETAIALGRLGGLGVLDLEGLWTRYEDPQSVLDQIAALEDETNSPAVTRRMQELYRAPIQPELITSRLAEIRAAGVTVAGSLTPQRTQEHYKTVVAAGVDIFVIRGTTVSAEHVSKDHEPLNLKQFIYELDVPVIVGGAAGYTPALHLMRTGAAGVLVGFGGGATTTTRRALGIHSPMASAISDVAAARRDYMDESGGRYVHVIADGGMGTSGDIVKAIAMGADAVMLGSALARAEEAPGKGWHWGQEAHHLELPRGDRANVGTVGPLEEVLFGPGHHTNGTSNLIGALRRSMATTGYSDLKEFQRVDVVVSPYSGN, via the coding sequence GTGACTTATGAGATTGAGATTGGCCGTGGCAAGCGTGGGCGTCGTGCCTACTCCCTGGATGACATCGCGATCGTCCCCAACCGTCGTACGCGTGATCCCAAGGACGTTTCGGTCTCGTGGCAGATAGATGCCTACAAGTTCGACATGCCTGTCATCGCTGCGCCCATGGACTCGGCGATGTCGCCCGAGACCGCCATTGCCCTGGGCCGCCTTGGCGGACTGGGCGTGCTGGACCTCGAGGGTCTCTGGACCCGGTATGAGGATCCCCAGTCCGTGCTCGACCAGATCGCAGCACTGGAGGATGAGACGAACAGCCCCGCCGTGACGCGCAGGATGCAGGAGCTCTACCGGGCGCCCATTCAGCCGGAACTCATCACGTCCCGCCTGGCGGAAATCCGCGCCGCAGGCGTCACCGTTGCCGGCTCGCTCACCCCGCAGCGCACCCAGGAGCACTACAAGACCGTGGTGGCTGCCGGTGTGGACATCTTCGTCATCCGGGGAACCACCGTCTCAGCCGAGCACGTCTCGAAAGACCACGAGCCGCTGAACCTGAAGCAGTTCATCTACGAGCTGGACGTTCCCGTAATTGTGGGCGGCGCCGCCGGCTACACTCCCGCACTGCACCTCATGCGCACTGGTGCGGCCGGCGTGCTGGTGGGCTTCGGCGGCGGAGCCACCACCACCACCCGCCGCGCCCTGGGGATCCACTCGCCCATGGCATCGGCAATTTCCGACGTCGCCGCCGCCAGGCGCGACTACATGGATGAATCCGGCGGCCGTTACGTGCATGTCATTGCCGACGGCGGCATGGGCACCTCGGGCGACATCGTCAAGGCCATCGCCATGGGCGCCGACGCCGTGATGCTCGGCAGCGCACTGGCGCGCGCCGAAGAGGCTCCGGGCAAGGGCTGGCACTGGGGCCAGGAGGCCCACCACCTGGAGCTCCCGCGCGGCGACAGGGCAAACGTCGGCACTGTGGGGCCGCTCGAGGAAGTCCTGTTCGGCCCGGGACACCACACCAACGGCACGTCCAACCTGATCGGCGCGCTCCGCCGTTCGATGGCCACCACCGGATACTCGGACCTGAAGGAATTCCAGCGGGTCGACGTCGTTGTGTCGCCCTATTCCGGAAACTGA